The Catenuloplanes niger genome includes a window with the following:
- a CDS encoding AMP-dependent synthetase/ligase: MTLDVPYRSIADMLLQRVAKTPDRHAFAHPSADDSGPVWLSWAQVGERTSAIAAGVRALGIGGEDRVAILSTTRLEWVLADLGVMLAGGATTTVYPTTEPADAAFIVGDSGSKVLIAENPEQARKIIGADLPALTHVVLIDGEPDAAAAVPQLTLADLEATGRATLAADPSLIERVVANIAPEHLATLIYTSGTTGRPKGVELLHRGWTWEGVAQAQLGLLLETDLQYLWLPLSHSFGKSLICGIIHVGVPTYVDGRVDKLIDMLAVIRPTLMCSAPRVYEKVYNKAVTNGTGAGGLKAKIFTWAVSVGKEKVAHEQTGMAVPATLRAKYAVAERLVFSKLQARLGGRMRALVSGSAALSPQIAEFFAAANLPILEGYGLTESSAANFVNRPEKVKIGTVGKALGDLECRIDSDGEVLLRGTPVMRGYHNLPEETAAAFTEDGFFRTGDIGELDADGFLKITDRKKDLVKTSGGKYVAPSHIEGMFKAICPYTSQVVVIGQSRNFCTMLIALDPDAITAWAAGGPHAGKPYADIAASPEVKAMVDDYVRQLNDQLNRWETIKKYTILHRDLTIEDGEMTPSLKIKRRVVEANFSDEIETMYEGSLAHL, translated from the coding sequence ATGACCCTTGACGTTCCTTACCGGTCAATTGCGGACATGTTGCTCCAGCGGGTGGCGAAGACGCCCGACCGGCACGCGTTCGCCCATCCGAGCGCGGACGATTCCGGCCCGGTCTGGCTGAGCTGGGCGCAGGTCGGCGAGCGGACCTCCGCGATCGCGGCCGGCGTGCGGGCGCTCGGCATCGGCGGCGAGGACCGGGTCGCGATCCTCTCCACCACCCGCCTCGAGTGGGTGCTCGCCGACCTCGGCGTGATGCTCGCCGGCGGCGCCACCACCACGGTCTACCCCACCACGGAGCCGGCCGACGCCGCGTTCATCGTCGGCGACTCCGGCTCCAAGGTGCTGATCGCGGAGAACCCGGAGCAGGCCCGCAAGATCATCGGTGCCGACCTGCCCGCGCTCACCCACGTCGTCCTGATCGACGGCGAGCCGGACGCGGCCGCGGCCGTACCGCAGCTCACGCTCGCCGACCTGGAGGCGACGGGCCGGGCCACGCTGGCCGCGGACCCGTCGCTGATCGAGCGCGTGGTCGCGAACATCGCGCCGGAACACCTGGCCACGCTGATCTACACGTCCGGCACCACCGGCCGACCCAAGGGCGTGGAGCTGCTGCACCGCGGCTGGACCTGGGAGGGCGTGGCGCAGGCGCAGCTCGGCCTGCTGCTCGAGACCGACCTGCAGTACCTCTGGCTGCCGCTGTCCCACTCGTTCGGCAAGTCGCTGATCTGCGGCATCATCCACGTCGGCGTGCCCACCTACGTGGACGGCCGGGTCGACAAGCTGATCGACATGCTCGCGGTGATCCGCCCGACGCTGATGTGCTCCGCGCCCCGGGTCTACGAGAAGGTCTACAACAAGGCCGTCACCAACGGCACCGGTGCCGGCGGACTGAAGGCGAAGATCTTCACCTGGGCCGTCTCGGTCGGCAAGGAGAAGGTGGCGCACGAGCAGACCGGCATGGCGGTGCCGGCCACGCTGCGCGCCAAGTACGCGGTCGCGGAACGGCTGGTCTTCAGCAAGCTCCAGGCCCGGCTCGGCGGCCGCATGCGCGCGCTGGTCTCCGGCTCCGCCGCGCTCAGCCCGCAGATCGCCGAGTTCTTCGCGGCCGCGAACCTGCCGATCCTGGAGGGCTACGGCCTCACCGAGTCCAGCGCCGCCAACTTCGTCAACCGGCCGGAAAAGGTCAAGATCGGCACGGTCGGCAAGGCGCTCGGCGACCTGGAGTGCCGCATCGACTCCGACGGCGAGGTGCTGCTGCGCGGCACCCCCGTGATGCGCGGCTACCACAACCTCCCGGAGGAGACGGCCGCCGCGTTCACCGAGGACGGCTTCTTCCGCACCGGCGACATCGGCGAACTCGACGCGGACGGCTTCCTGAAGATCACCGACCGCAAGAAGGACCTGGTCAAGACGTCCGGCGGCAAGTACGTCGCGCCGTCGCACATCGAGGGCATGTTCAAGGCCATCTGCCCCTACACCTCACAGGTCGTGGTGATCGGCCAGTCCCGCAACTTCTGCACCATGCTGATCGCCCTCGACCCGGACGCCATCACCGCGTGGGCCGCCGGTGGCCCGCACGCCGGCAAGCCGTACGCCGACATCGCCGCCTCCCCCGAGGTCAAGGCCATGGTCGACGACTACGTCCGCCAGCTCAACGACCAGCTCAACCGCTGGGAGACCATCAAGAAGTACACGATCCTGCACCGCGACCTGACCATCGAGGACGGCGAGATGACCCCGTCCCTGAAGATCAAGCGTCGCGTCGTCGAGGCCAACTTCTCCGACGAGATCGAAACCATGTACGAGGGCTCCCTGGCCCACCTCTGA
- a CDS encoding TIGR03085 family metal-binding protein, which translates to MTRHSLTERTALADLLLDVGPDAPTLCTGWTARDLAAHLVVRDRAPLASMGNFIKPLHGYGERVRLRTAALPYPELVARVRTAPWWSPTSNPVADPAANTGEFFIHHEDVRRGAPGWQPRTLDPELDAKLWSNARFFSRLALRRFPAALTVVAPGHGEFTGGAGGEPVRLIGSPGELVLFISGRQRAARVQIDGPAALADRLRTGSFTL; encoded by the coding sequence ATGACGCGTCATTCGCTGACCGAACGAACGGCGCTAGCCGATCTTCTGCTCGACGTCGGCCCGGACGCCCCCACGCTCTGCACCGGCTGGACGGCCCGGGACCTCGCCGCCCACCTGGTCGTCCGGGACCGCGCACCGCTCGCCTCGATGGGCAACTTCATCAAACCCCTGCACGGGTACGGTGAGCGCGTCCGGCTGCGGACCGCCGCGCTGCCCTATCCGGAGCTGGTCGCGCGGGTGCGGACGGCGCCGTGGTGGAGCCCGACGAGCAACCCGGTGGCCGACCCGGCCGCGAACACCGGCGAGTTCTTCATCCACCACGAGGACGTCCGGCGCGGCGCGCCCGGCTGGCAGCCCCGCACGCTCGACCCGGAGCTGGACGCGAAGCTGTGGAGCAACGCCCGCTTCTTCAGCCGGCTGGCGCTGCGGCGGTTCCCGGCCGCGCTGACCGTGGTCGCGCCCGGCCACGGTGAGTTCACCGGCGGCGCGGGCGGTGAGCCGGTGCGCCTGATCGGCTCTCCCGGCGAGCTGGTGCTGTTCATCTCGGGCCGGCAGCGGGCCGCCCGGGTGCAGATCGACGGCCCGGCCGCGCTGGCCGACCGGCTGCGCACCGGCTCGTTCACGCTCTGA
- a CDS encoding ABC transporter ATP-binding protein: MTDKAGAFATFKRGLALSPELRAGLAGTLALALVSMIGRVAAPIAIQQGIDRGITAPGGPHVGTVAIIAGTTLAVLVVTTASGYWMMRRLFTVSETALAGLRVRTFRHVHDLSMLHQQSERRGSLVSRVTSDVDQITTFLQMGGVQLIVSGGQLIVTTVVMTIYSWQLTLVVFAAFVPAVIVIRAYQKRLAVAYGEVRARMAAMLAVVSESVVGAAVIRAYGISGRTEARLDKAIGDVRTRQQYAMRTSVTSFSTGEVATGLALAGVVCAGVALGVGGDVTIGQLTAYLFLVTLFIQPVQMATEMLNEAQNAIAGWRRVLDVLDIEPDVADPGTRGVELPAGPLDVGFDAVNFHYPDGPRVLTDVRVEIAAKTKVAVVGETGSGKTTFAKLLTRLMDPTAGRVLLSGTPLTTVRFDSLRSRVVMVPQDGFLFDATIAENVRFARPSLTDAELVSAFAELGLADWLGALPAGIETRVGERGEALSVGERQLVALARAYVADPDLLVLDEATSAVDPATEVRLQAALDTVTRGRTTIAIAHRLSTAQAADEVLVFDAGRIVQRGHHDELLKDPDSVYGRLYASWLEQTR, encoded by the coding sequence ATGACTGACAAAGCAGGCGCGTTCGCCACGTTCAAACGCGGGCTGGCGCTGTCGCCGGAGCTGCGCGCCGGGCTGGCCGGCACGCTCGCGCTCGCGCTGGTGTCGATGATCGGCCGGGTCGCCGCGCCGATCGCGATCCAGCAGGGCATCGACCGGGGCATCACCGCGCCCGGCGGACCGCACGTCGGGACCGTCGCGATCATCGCCGGTACCACGCTGGCGGTGCTGGTGGTCACCACGGCCAGCGGTTACTGGATGATGCGCCGGCTGTTCACGGTCAGCGAGACCGCGCTGGCCGGGCTGCGGGTGCGCACGTTCCGGCACGTGCACGACCTGTCCATGCTGCACCAGCAGTCCGAGCGGCGTGGCTCGCTGGTCTCCCGGGTGACCAGCGACGTCGACCAGATCACCACGTTCCTGCAGATGGGCGGCGTGCAGCTGATCGTCAGCGGCGGCCAGCTGATCGTCACCACCGTGGTGATGACGATCTACTCGTGGCAGCTCACGCTCGTGGTGTTCGCCGCGTTCGTGCCGGCCGTGATCGTGATCCGGGCCTACCAGAAGCGGCTCGCGGTGGCGTACGGCGAGGTCCGCGCGCGGATGGCCGCGATGCTGGCCGTGGTGTCGGAGAGCGTGGTCGGCGCCGCGGTGATCCGGGCGTACGGCATCTCCGGCCGCACCGAGGCCCGGCTCGACAAGGCCATCGGCGACGTGCGCACCCGCCAGCAGTACGCGATGCGCACCAGCGTCACCAGCTTCTCCACCGGCGAGGTCGCGACCGGGCTGGCGCTGGCCGGCGTGGTCTGCGCGGGCGTGGCGCTCGGTGTCGGCGGCGACGTGACGATCGGCCAGCTCACCGCGTACCTGTTCCTGGTCACGCTGTTCATCCAGCCGGTGCAGATGGCGACCGAGATGCTCAACGAGGCGCAGAACGCGATCGCGGGCTGGCGCCGGGTGCTGGACGTGCTGGACATCGAGCCGGACGTGGCCGACCCGGGCACGCGGGGCGTCGAGCTGCCGGCCGGGCCGCTGGACGTGGGCTTCGACGCGGTCAACTTCCACTACCCGGACGGGCCGCGGGTGCTCACCGACGTGCGGGTGGAGATCGCGGCGAAGACCAAGGTGGCGGTGGTCGGCGAGACCGGCAGCGGCAAGACCACGTTCGCGAAGCTGCTGACCCGGCTGATGGACCCGACGGCGGGACGGGTGCTGCTGTCCGGCACGCCGCTGACCACGGTCCGGTTCGACTCGCTGCGGTCCCGGGTGGTGATGGTGCCGCAGGACGGGTTCCTGTTCGACGCCACGATCGCGGAGAACGTCCGGTTCGCCCGGCCGTCGCTGACCGACGCCGAACTGGTGTCCGCGTTCGCGGAGCTGGGGCTGGCCGACTGGCTGGGCGCGCTGCCGGCCGGGATCGAGACCCGGGTCGGCGAGCGCGGCGAGGCGCTGAGCGTGGGGGAGCGGCAGCTGGTGGCGCTGGCCCGGGCGTACGTCGCCGACCCGGACCTGCTGGTGCTGGACGAGGCGACGTCCGCGGTCGACCCGGCCACCGAGGTACGGTTGCAGGCCGCGCTGGACACCGTGACGCGCGGCCGGACCACGATCGCGATCGCGCACCGGCTGTCCACCGCGCAGGCCGCGGACGAGGTGCTGGTCTTCGACGCGGGCCGGATCGTGCAGCGCGGCCACCACGACGAACTGCTCAAGGACCCCGATTCGGTGTACGGCCGGCTGTACGCGAGCTGGCTCGAGCAGACGCGCTGA
- a CDS encoding ABC transporter ATP-binding protein yields MLRRGLGILGQGIAAEPRLFSISVAGSVLHGALLVGNAFVIGEIVGRVVTPAFAEDRINTAALALAAAVLLAISGLRVAAMFARRLAAGAMMFRLQAGYRERITRRYLELPLAWHQRNSAGSLLSTATSDVEAAVQPFAPLPLAVGTVVMLVGALGSVLWTDWVLGLVGLVLVPSLFALNIFYSRRMSPLQMRAQRLRAGVAEIAHESFDGALVIKTMGKEAAETARFAAKVGELRDGLIRVGRLRGLFDPVMDTLPSVGTVAVLLLGTWRLSSGAITVSQLVSVAFLFTVLAFPLRAIAWLVGDMPRGVAGYDRVHAVLAAEGSTRYGTEDLDRAVPATLDFEDVGFRYVDGEPVLRDVSLTVPRGKTVALVGPTGSGKSTIASLAVRLVDPDSGTVRLDGADLRTLTAEALARSVALVPQLPFVFDDTIRANIALDRPAADDAEVWAALRLAQIDSFVAGLPESLGTEVGERGTSLSGGQRQRITLARALAGKPRLLILDDATSAVDPRVEAAILGALRSAAGEGASILVVAYRRATIALADEVVYLESGRVVARGTHTELLATVPGYKDLVTAYEKAEALDD; encoded by the coding sequence GTGCTGCGGCGTGGCCTGGGCATTCTCGGGCAGGGCATCGCGGCCGAGCCGAGACTGTTCTCGATCTCGGTGGCCGGCAGCGTGCTGCACGGCGCGCTGCTGGTCGGCAACGCGTTCGTGATCGGCGAGATCGTCGGTCGCGTCGTCACGCCCGCGTTCGCGGAGGACCGGATCAACACCGCCGCGCTCGCGCTGGCCGCGGCCGTGCTGCTGGCCATCAGCGGACTGCGGGTCGCGGCCATGTTCGCCCGCCGGCTCGCGGCCGGCGCCATGATGTTCCGGCTCCAGGCCGGATACCGCGAACGGATCACCCGCCGCTACCTGGAGCTGCCGCTGGCCTGGCACCAGCGCAACTCGGCCGGCTCGCTGCTGTCCACCGCCACCTCCGACGTGGAGGCCGCGGTCCAGCCGTTCGCGCCGCTCCCGCTCGCGGTCGGCACGGTGGTGATGCTGGTCGGCGCGCTGGGCAGCGTGCTCTGGACCGACTGGGTGCTCGGCCTGGTCGGCCTGGTGCTGGTCCCGTCGCTGTTCGCGCTGAACATCTTCTACTCCCGGCGGATGTCGCCGCTGCAGATGCGCGCGCAGCGGCTGCGGGCCGGCGTCGCCGAGATCGCGCACGAGAGCTTCGACGGCGCGCTCGTCATCAAGACCATGGGCAAGGAGGCGGCGGAGACCGCGCGCTTCGCCGCGAAGGTCGGTGAGCTGCGCGACGGGCTGATCCGCGTCGGGCGGCTGCGCGGGCTCTTCGACCCGGTGATGGACACGCTGCCCAGCGTCGGCACGGTCGCGGTGCTGCTGCTCGGCACCTGGCGGCTCAGCTCCGGCGCGATCACGGTGTCCCAGCTGGTCAGCGTCGCGTTCCTGTTCACCGTGCTGGCGTTCCCGCTGCGCGCGATCGCGTGGCTGGTCGGCGACATGCCGCGCGGCGTCGCCGGCTACGACCGGGTGCACGCGGTGCTCGCGGCCGAGGGCTCCACCCGCTACGGCACCGAGGATCTCGACCGGGCGGTCCCGGCCACGCTGGACTTCGAGGACGTCGGGTTCCGCTACGTCGACGGCGAGCCGGTGCTGCGCGACGTCTCGCTGACGGTCCCGCGGGGGAAGACGGTCGCGCTGGTCGGGCCGACCGGCTCCGGCAAGTCCACGATCGCGTCGCTGGCCGTCCGGCTCGTCGACCCGGACTCCGGCACGGTCCGGCTGGACGGCGCCGACCTGCGCACGCTCACCGCCGAGGCGCTCGCGCGCAGTGTCGCGCTGGTCCCGCAGCTGCCGTTCGTGTTCGACGACACGATCCGGGCCAACATCGCGCTGGACCGGCCGGCCGCGGACGACGCCGAGGTCTGGGCCGCGCTGCGGCTCGCCCAGATCGACTCGTTCGTCGCCGGGCTGCCCGAGTCGCTGGGCACCGAGGTCGGCGAGCGCGGCACGTCGCTCTCCGGCGGGCAGCGGCAGCGGATCACGCTGGCCCGCGCGCTGGCCGGCAAGCCCCGGCTGCTGATCCTGGACGACGCCACCAGCGCGGTCGACCCGCGGGTGGAGGCGGCCATCCTCGGCGCGCTGCGCTCCGCCGCCGGCGAGGGCGCGAGCATCCTGGTCGTCGCGTACCGGCGGGCCACAATCGCGCTCGCCGACGAGGTCGTCTACCTGGAGAGCGGCCGCGTCGTGGCGCGCGGCACGCACACCGAACTGCTGGCCACCGTGCCCGGCTACAAGGACCTGGTCACCGCGTACGAGAAGGCGGAAGCGCTCGATGACTGA
- a CDS encoding S8 family peptidase — MTTPRTPGRTLAALGLFAAVAAVSLTAGSPASAAPKGEVRYAGAEAAIDGSYLVVFKDTAAGAPGTAKARASVPGTAKSLAAAYGADVKQTWSGAVSGFHAGMSAAEAQRLAANPAVAYVEQDQRFSTEATQTNATWGIDRIDQRARPLSTTYTYPNTASNVRAYVLDTGILTTHSQFGGRAVSGYDFVSNDSNATDCNGHGTHVAGTIGGSTYGVAKAVQLVAVRVLDCSGGGTTTGVVNGINWVRTNAVKPAVANMSLGGGVSTTLDNAVNSAISAGITFSLAAGNSNANACNSSPARVAAGITVGATTNTDARASYSNYGTCLDIFAPGSSITSAWYTSTSATSTISGTSMAAPHVAGAAALVLSANPAYTPAQVRDYLVNNSTPNVVTSPGTGSPNRLLYVVN, encoded by the coding sequence ATGACGACCCCCCGCACCCCCGGCCGTACCCTCGCGGCTCTGGGCCTGTTCGCCGCGGTCGCGGCCGTCTCGCTGACCGCGGGCAGCCCGGCCAGCGCGGCCCCGAAGGGCGAGGTCCGGTACGCCGGCGCCGAAGCCGCGATCGACGGCAGCTACCTGGTGGTGTTCAAGGACACCGCGGCCGGTGCGCCCGGCACCGCGAAGGCCCGGGCCTCCGTGCCCGGCACCGCGAAGAGCCTGGCCGCGGCGTACGGCGCCGACGTGAAGCAGACCTGGTCCGGCGCGGTGAGCGGCTTCCACGCCGGCATGTCCGCGGCCGAGGCGCAGCGGCTCGCGGCGAACCCGGCGGTCGCCTACGTCGAGCAGGACCAGCGGTTCTCGACCGAGGCCACCCAGACGAACGCGACCTGGGGCATCGACCGGATCGACCAGCGGGCGCGGCCGCTGTCGACCACGTACACCTACCCGAACACGGCGAGCAACGTGCGGGCGTACGTGCTGGACACCGGCATCCTGACCACGCACTCGCAGTTCGGCGGGCGCGCGGTCAGCGGGTACGACTTCGTCAGCAACGACAGCAACGCCACCGACTGCAACGGGCACGGCACGCACGTCGCCGGCACGATCGGCGGCTCCACGTACGGCGTGGCCAAGGCCGTGCAGCTGGTCGCGGTGCGGGTGCTGGACTGCTCCGGCGGCGGCACCACCACCGGCGTGGTCAACGGCATCAACTGGGTGCGCACCAACGCGGTCAAGCCGGCGGTGGCGAACATGAGCCTCGGCGGCGGCGTCAGCACCACGCTGGACAACGCGGTCAACTCGGCCATCTCGGCCGGCATCACGTTCAGCCTCGCGGCCGGCAACAGCAACGCGAACGCGTGCAACTCCTCGCCGGCCCGGGTCGCCGCCGGCATCACGGTCGGCGCCACCACGAACACGGACGCGCGCGCGTCGTACTCGAACTACGGTACCTGCCTGGACATCTTCGCGCCGGGCTCGTCGATCACGTCGGCCTGGTACACCAGCACCTCGGCCACCAGCACGATCAGCGGTACGTCGATGGCGGCGCCGCACGTGGCCGGCGCGGCCGCGCTGGTGCTGTCGGCCAACCCCGCCTACACCCCGGCGCAGGTGCGCGACTACCTGGTCAACAACTCCACGCCGAACGTGGTGACCAGCCCCGGCACCGGCTCCCCGAACCGCCTGCTCTACGTGGTCAACTGA
- the rpsD gene encoding 30S ribosomal protein S4 gives MNQTRPKVRISRALGMPLTRKCVKYFEKRPYPPGVHGRSRKKPSDYQVRLLEKQRLRHQYNISETQLRRAFDDAVRKQGRTGENLLQILESRLDATVHRAGLARTIYQARQLVAHGHFTVDGKKVDRPSYRLKEGQVVEVRERSRVKPPFQVAASGAHVDGPTAPYLSTALGELKTTVLRTPTRTEIPVLCDEQLVVEFYAR, from the coding sequence GTGAACCAAACCAGGCCCAAGGTCCGCATTTCCCGTGCCCTCGGCATGCCGCTGACCCGCAAGTGCGTCAAGTACTTCGAGAAGCGGCCGTACCCGCCGGGCGTGCACGGGCGGTCCCGCAAGAAGCCGTCGGACTACCAGGTCCGGCTGCTGGAGAAGCAGCGGCTGCGGCATCAGTACAACATCTCCGAGACCCAGCTGCGGCGCGCGTTCGACGACGCGGTCCGCAAGCAGGGCCGTACCGGCGAGAACCTGCTGCAGATCCTGGAGAGCCGTCTGGACGCCACCGTGCACCGCGCGGGGCTGGCCCGGACCATCTACCAGGCCCGCCAGCTGGTCGCCCACGGGCACTTCACCGTGGACGGCAAGAAGGTCGACCGGCCCTCGTACCGGCTCAAGGAGGGCCAGGTCGTGGAGGTGCGCGAGCGTAGCCGCGTGAAGCCGCCGTTCCAGGTGGCCGCGAGCGGCGCGCACGTGGACGGCCCGACCGCGCCCTACCTGTCGACCGCGCTGGGCGAGCTCAAGACCACCGTCCTGCGCACCCCGACTCGTACCGAGATCCCGGTGCTCTGCGACGAGCAGCTGGTCGTCGAGTTCTACGCCCGCTGA
- a CDS encoding DUF2470 domain-containing protein, translated as MHPSPAEVARTLAAGRLPGSAAIACRPGPHPVRHVTDGAGRVLMLSRRDGTLAESLAPTDGADDTAMVLDVTDVPPVAGAPSLGRAWIAGWAVALAGDEAREAAIEFAAVDPTGDLLDVDGEFVLHRLDVAEVRLERGGVTLDVDPDEYAEAEPDPLHAIEWDLLSDLADHHEPEITTFLKAQLDKAGMPYGAREPRVVRMDRYGMLVDIGAAKTVRLAYAHPVADRADLSRLLHPVLCPRCSTDSEASHAA; from the coding sequence ATGCACCCCAGCCCCGCCGAGGTCGCCCGCACGCTGGCCGCCGGTCGGCTCCCCGGCAGCGCGGCGATCGCCTGCCGTCCCGGCCCGCACCCGGTCCGCCACGTCACCGACGGCGCCGGCCGGGTGCTGATGCTCAGCCGCCGCGACGGCACGCTCGCGGAGTCGCTGGCCCCGACGGACGGCGCCGACGACACCGCGATGGTCCTGGACGTCACGGACGTGCCGCCGGTCGCCGGCGCGCCGTCGCTGGGCCGCGCCTGGATCGCGGGCTGGGCCGTCGCGCTCGCCGGCGACGAGGCCCGCGAGGCCGCGATCGAGTTCGCCGCGGTCGACCCGACCGGTGACCTGCTGGACGTGGACGGCGAGTTCGTGCTGCACCGCCTGGACGTGGCCGAGGTCCGGCTGGAGCGCGGCGGCGTCACGCTCGACGTGGACCCGGACGAGTACGCCGAGGCCGAGCCGGACCCGCTGCACGCCATCGAGTGGGACCTGCTCAGCGACCTCGCGGACCACCACGAGCCGGAGATCACCACGTTCCTGAAGGCGCAGCTGGACAAGGCCGGCATGCCGTACGGCGCGCGCGAACCCCGGGTGGTGCGGATGGACCGGTACGGCATGCTGGTCGACATCGGCGCGGCCAAGACCGTCCGGCTCGCCTACGCGCACCCGGTCGCGGACCGCGCGGACCTCTCCCGGCTGCTGCACCCGGTGCTCTGCCCGCGCTGCTCCACCGACTCGGAGGCGTCACACGCCGCTTAG